The following coding sequences lie in one Pempheris klunzingeri isolate RE-2024b chromosome 13, fPemKlu1.hap1, whole genome shotgun sequence genomic window:
- the chrm5a gene encoding muscarinic acetylcholine receptor M5a: MEGESILNSTVNTSTMDQHLVTHSLWEVITIATVSAIVSLITIVGNVLVMVSFKVNSQLKTVNNYYLLSLAAADLIIGVFSMNLYTSYILMGYWALGNLACDLWLALDYVASNASVMNLLVISFDRYFSITRPLTYRAKRTPKRAGIMIGLAWLVSLILWAPPILCWQYFVGKRTVPERQCQIQFFSEPVITFGTAIAAFYIPVSVMTILYCRIYKETEKRTKDLAELQGINYPTDSGVAQPQKTIIRTCFSCKLRSASHDRNQASWSSSSRSNAAKSASTTNDEWTKAGQLTTFNSYASSEDEDRPVSPGGFQHSFRNQACETIKSGVGSESEQLSSYDEDSFFQTPPKSNSHKISKCVSYKFKPVAKDAHVEHHSKNGETKMAPSTFSSAESMSVPSTSSTSKPIDATLKNQITKRKRMVLIKERKAAQTLSAILLAFILTWTPYNIMVLISTFCSDCIPLSLWHLGYWLCYVNSTVNPMCYALCNKTFQKTFRMLLLCQWKKKRIEEKLYWYGQNPVVSSKLT, from the coding sequence atggagggagagagcatACTGAACTCCACTGTAAACACCAGTACAATGGATCAGCACCTGGTCACTCACAGTCTGTGGGAGGTGATCACCATTGCGACTGTTTCAGCTATAGTCAGCCTCATCACCATAGTGGGGAACGTCCTGGTGATGGTCTCCTTTAAAGTCAACAGCCAGCTAAAGACGGTAAATAATTACTACCTGCTGAGTCTGGCAGCTGCTGACCTCATCATAGGTGTTTTCTCCATGAATCTCTATACCTCTTATATACTGATGGGCTATTGGGCCTTAGGGAACCTCGCCTGTGATCTGTGGTTGGCATTGGACTATGTCGCTAGTAACGCCTCAGTCATGAACCTGTTGGTGATCAGCTTTGACAGATATTTTTCTATCACCAGACCTCTGACCTACAGGGCCAAACGGACTCCCAAACGAGCTGGGATCATGATAGGTTTGGCCTGGCTGGTGTCACTTATTCTGTGGGCCCCACCTATTCTCTGCTGGCAGTACTTTGTAGGAAAAAGGACTGTCCCTGAGAGGCAATGCCAGATCCAGTTTTTCTCTGAGCCTGTGATAACGTTTGGGACAGCGATTGCTGCCTTTTATATCCCTGTATCAGTCATGACAATCCTATACTGTCGGATCTACAAGGAAACAGAGAAGAGGACCAAAGATCTGGCTGAGCTGCAGGGGATTAACTATCCCACAGACTCAGGGGTCGCCCAGCCTCAGAAGACCATAATCAGAACCTGTTTTAGCTGTAAATTAAGGTCAGCTTCACATGACAGGAATCAAGCCTCTTGGTCCTCCTCCAGCAGAAGCAACGCTGCCAAATCAGCATCCACCACCAATGATGAGTGGACCAAAGCTGGTCAGCTGACCACCTTCAACAGTTATGCCTCCTCCGAGGATGAGGACAGGCCCGTGTCTCCTGGGGGCTTCCAGCACTCCTTCAGGAACCAGGCTTGTGAGACCATCAAGAGTGGAGTGGGCAGCGAGAGCGAGCAGCTGAGCAGCTACGATGAGGACAGCTTCTTCCAGACGCCACCCAAAAGCAACTCTCACAAGATCAGCAAGTGTGTGTCCTACAAGTTCAAGCCTGTGGCCAAAGACGCTCACGTGGAACACCACAGCAAGAACGGAGAAACCAAAATGGCACCGTCAACGTTCTCCTCGGCCGAGTCCATGAGCGTTCCGTCCACCTCCTCGACGTCTAAGCCCATAGATGCCACGCTGAAGAACCAGATCaccaagaggaagaggatggtgCTGATCAAGGAGAGGAAGGCAGCTCAGACTCTCAGCGCTATCTTGCTGGCCTTCATCCTAACATGGACGCCTTATAACATCATGGTGCTTATTTCCACCTTCTGCTCAGATTGCATTCCCCTCTCACTCTGGCATCTGGGCTACTGGCTGTGTTACGTCAACAGCACCGTCAATCCCATGTGCTACGCCCTTTGCAACAAGACTTTCCAAAAGACCTTCCGTATGCTCTTACTTTGCCagtggaagaagaaaaggatTGAGGAGAAACTATACTGGTATGGACAAAACCCTGTGGTCAGCTCCAAGCTGACATGA
- the LOC139212262 gene encoding fibrinogen-like protein 1-like protein, which yields MKCLRCWPPAVALLLLSVAGVDMEHLQAENLNLIQPDQHNLVLNPGMRVLPRDCHEMLMTSSGQARDGIYLIQPGDSPIVAYCAMQEGGWTVVQHITVNSSVDFDRTWAEYKHGFGDVTGDHWLGNEYLHQLTHGPGRYKLGIKLVDRDAITKTGEYDPLLVEGESSAYRLRLGLFKGSAVDALTLDTENYLHDNQRFTTKDRDNDNYFQNCAKLEFQGVPGGGWWYDACAGANLNRRNVIYWQKDCNKERLCKYAWMMVRPSDTVKLIHSGDCRKDEL from the exons aTGAAGTGTCTGAGATGCTGGCCGCCAGCAGTGGCCTTGCTCCTGCTTAGTGTGGCTGGAGTAGACATGGAGCATCTCCAAGCAGAGAACCTGAACCTCATTCAGCCAGATCAGCATAACTTGGTCCTGAACCCTGGAATGAGAg TGCTACCCAGAGACTGCCATGAAATGCTGATGACCTCTTCTGGCCAGGCCAGAGACGGGATTTATCTGATCCAACCAGGTGACTCCCCCATTGTGGCCTACTGTGCCATGCAGGAGGGAGGCTGGACCGTGGTGCAGCATATTACAGTCAATAGTAGCGTGGACTTCGATCGTACCTGGGCTGAGTACAAGCATGGCTTTGGGGATGTAACCGGTGATCACTGGCTTGGGAATGAATACCTTCATCAGCTCACCCACGGCCCTGGGCGCTATAAACTGGGAATAAAACTAGTGGACCGAGACGCTATCACCAAGACGGGGGAGTATGATCCATTGTTGGTGGAGGGTGAATCATCAGCGTACAGGTTGAGGCTGGGGTTGTTTAAGGGCTCTGCTGTAGATGCTCTGACCCTGGACACGGAGAACTACCTGCATGACAACCAAAGATTCACCACTAAAGACAGAGACAATGACAATTACTTCCAAAATTGTGCTAAGTTGGAGTTTCAGGGGGTGCCAGGAGGAGGTTGGTGGTACGATGCCTGTGCCGGTGCCAACCTCAACCGCAGAAATGTCATCTACTGGCAAAAGGACTGCAACAAGGAGCGACTTTGCAAATATGCATGGATGATGGTGAGACCTTCAGACACAGTTAAACTGATTCACAGTGGAGACTGCAGAAAGGATGAGCTATGA
- the LOC139212220 gene encoding KATNB1-like protein 1 produces MDSSSEDGEYQNLGQTFKQDAAQYKVTYSHGRKTKEVDYDKNEEINRKSRFGNNPGRVKRVVSCKRKTHHLTVARRKPLGNGRTHDAANKENEMKCMQDMQQEIFDMDPWEFPLNVNKNDKTGRTGSERADYCMLNELTRDHSTMTDVLFGRNLRLKVSLTLWQRNVGELLTYFLRIQDIGVFVDFLPLISKSIDEDTPRITIGCCVDLFPLVKKVLTHPYEENLQVFNQQLSELWHQVPLLKFVPGAAGDMAKVIDSFLSQLS; encoded by the exons ATGGACTCCAGCAGTGAAGACGGAGAGTACCAAAATCTTGGACAGACCTTCAAACAGGATGCAGCCCAGTACAAAGTGACCTATTCTcatgggagaaaaacaaaagag GTGGATTATGATAAAAATGAGGAGATCAACAGAAAGAG CCGCTTTGGCAACAACCCAGGGAGAGTGAAGCGAGTGGTGTCATGTAAGAGGAAGACCCATCATCTGACAGTGGCTCGGAGGAAGCCACTCGGGAACGGGAGGACTCATGATGCTGCAAACAAGGAGAATGAGATGAAGTGCATGCAGGATATGCAACAGGAGATATTTGATATGGACCCTTGGGAGTTCCCACTCAATGTCAATAAGAACGACAAGACTGGTAGAACTGGTTCTGAACGCGCTGACTACTGCATGCTCAATGAG CTCACAAGGGATCATAGCACAATGACTGATGTGCTCTTTGGAAGAAATCTGAGACTGAAAGTGTCTTTAACACTGTGGCAGAGAAATGTCGGAGAGCTGCTGACATACTTTCTCAG AATCCAAGACATTGGTGTGTTTGTTGATTTTCTCCCACTGATAAGCAAAAG CATTGATGAGGACACTCCCAGGATCACCATTGGCTGTTGTGTTGACCTCTTTCCCTTAGTTAAGAAAGTCCTCACCCATCCATATGAAGA AAATTTGCAGGTCTTTAATCAGCAGTTATCGGAGTTGTGGCATCAAGTACCATTACTGAAATTTGttccaggagctgctggagacaTGGCAAAG GTCATTGATTCCTTTCTGTCTCAACTTAGCTGA